The following are encoded together in the Bacillus cereus group sp. RP43 genome:
- a CDS encoding sulfite exporter TauE/SafE family protein produces MKVSLYSNQSLQKGHAWKHILLFILGKVIAFTMLGLLVWALGKEIQQILTLYFPWLRKLIGPLLIIMGLILSGIIKGRSFFSIKFIRKQNEVSSFLLGFFFSLAFCPTMFVLFFGTLIPLSLSYNYGYLFPTFFSIGTALPIVVLMFIISYLGLNEALLKKSRKTGKNIQCIAGVLLILIGLYDISLYWV; encoded by the coding sequence ATTAAAGTTTCACTTTATAGCAATCAATCTTTACAAAAGGGACATGCCTGGAAACATATACTGTTATTCATTTTAGGAAAAGTAATAGCTTTTACGATGCTGGGACTATTAGTATGGGCGTTAGGAAAAGAAATTCAACAAATATTAACTCTGTATTTCCCATGGTTACGTAAACTGATCGGACCTTTATTAATAATAATGGGGTTAATATTATCAGGTATTATAAAAGGAAGAAGTTTCTTCTCTATCAAATTTATACGAAAACAAAATGAAGTCAGCTCATTTTTACTTGGGTTCTTCTTTTCTTTAGCTTTCTGTCCGACTATGTTTGTGCTATTTTTCGGAACGTTAATCCCTTTATCTTTATCATATAATTATGGGTACTTATTTCCGACATTCTTTTCAATAGGAACCGCTCTACCTATCGTTGTACTTATGTTCATCATCTCCTACCTTGGATTAAATGAAGCACTACTTAAAAAGAGCCGAAAAACAGGAAAAAACATTCAGTGTATAGCAGGTGTACTACTCATTTTAATCGGACTTTATGACATATCCTTATATTGGGTATAA
- a CDS encoding LysR family transcriptional regulator: MNVFDFKVFKNVARLNSISLAAKELHMTQPAITHIINKLEKRYALTLFDRSRQGTMLTENGKEFLVCVDRLLLEYENLEETALQLKNNNLYKIVLATYPSVTVYCLAECIELGNFDQSQYVLAVREGSYQEVLDWLSSGSADFSISIKENLIPGFHYDVIGEDPYVMVSSKSVPSDLTMKELKNYPFIMPLSGCKEVLEPYLIKNEIVVNKVMESETISSALALALQVNGITIVPLSGLHKQIIHDFIVQPIEIKIPRQLIMQWSPKKENDRLFLAFVTNLLAQLQKKKK, from the coding sequence ATGAACGTTTTTGATTTTAAAGTTTTTAAAAATGTGGCTCGCTTGAACAGCATTAGTTTAGCAGCGAAAGAATTACATATGACACAGCCGGCTATAACTCATATCATAAACAAATTAGAGAAACGATATGCTTTAACTTTATTTGATCGTTCTAGACAAGGAACGATGTTAACTGAAAATGGAAAGGAATTTTTAGTTTGTGTAGATCGACTTCTACTGGAGTATGAAAACCTTGAAGAAACAGCTTTACAATTAAAAAATAATAACTTGTATAAGATTGTATTAGCTACATATCCTTCAGTTACTGTATATTGTTTGGCGGAGTGTATCGAACTAGGTAATTTTGATCAAAGTCAGTATGTGCTTGCAGTTCGAGAAGGAAGCTATCAAGAAGTGTTAGATTGGCTGTCTTCTGGAAGTGCAGATTTTTCTATTTCTATAAAAGAAAATTTAATACCAGGATTTCATTATGATGTAATTGGTGAAGATCCGTATGTTATGGTTTCTTCTAAGTCAGTTCCATCTGATCTTACAATGAAAGAGTTGAAAAATTATCCTTTTATAATGCCGCTCTCTGGTTGTAAAGAAGTACTTGAACCATATTTGATAAAAAATGAAATAGTAGTTAATAAAGTGATGGAATCAGAGACAATTAGTTCGGCGTTAGCACTGGCTTTACAAGTTAACGGTATAACAATCGTTCCGTTATCAGGACTTCATAAACAAATTATTCATGACTTCATCGTGCAACCGATAGAAATTAAAATTCCACGGCAACTAATAATGCAATGGTCACCTAAAAAAGAAAATGACCGATTGTTTCTGGCGTTTGTTACGAATTTATTAGCACAGTTACAAAAAAAGAAAAAATAA
- a CDS encoding F510_1955 family glycosylhydrolase: protein MKHYVATGLAITSLLIITGCSNNAETAPAKKETVQSQPKNKETTNTIPQNFYKEITSGKIEHIHGIGYAGNMPGASIATHSGIKVYQNGKWFETTTQLHDYMGFQSTKNGFFASGHPEQGANFKNPLGLMKSSDGGNTLEKLAFYGESDFHNLAVGYNTEAIYLYNERPNSKLQQGFYFSTNSGQEWKNSKLQGLSSTIHSFSVHPDQSSVVAVSAKDGVYLSTDYGNTFKLFSKSLESTAVTFSDEDVIYASINKENKQMITKQSIATNEETNIQAPSLDPKDTIMYISQNPQNSSEMVFATMKANVFLSTDDGKTWKQITKNGTLQYN, encoded by the coding sequence TTATTAATAATTACAGGATGTTCTAACAATGCTGAAACAGCACCAGCGAAAAAAGAAACGGTGCAATCTCAGCCAAAAAATAAAGAAACAACAAATACAATTCCGCAAAACTTCTATAAAGAAATTACATCTGGAAAAATCGAACACATTCATGGGATTGGTTATGCAGGAAATATGCCTGGGGCTTCTATCGCAACTCACAGTGGTATAAAAGTTTATCAAAATGGAAAATGGTTTGAAACTACTACACAGTTACACGATTATATGGGATTTCAATCAACAAAAAACGGCTTCTTTGCCAGTGGACATCCTGAACAAGGTGCAAATTTTAAAAATCCTTTAGGGTTAATGAAAAGTTCTGATGGCGGAAATACCCTTGAAAAGCTAGCCTTTTATGGAGAATCTGATTTTCATAACCTTGCTGTCGGATATAATACGGAAGCAATTTATTTATATAACGAGCGTCCAAATTCTAAATTACAACAAGGTTTTTATTTCAGTACGAACAGCGGACAAGAATGGAAAAATAGTAAGTTACAAGGGCTTTCAAGTACAATCCACTCCTTTTCAGTACATCCGGATCAATCTAGTGTTGTCGCAGTAAGTGCTAAAGACGGCGTGTATTTATCTACAGATTACGGGAATACTTTTAAATTATTCTCTAAATCTCTTGAATCGACCGCAGTTACATTTAGCGATGAAGATGTCATTTATGCCTCTATTAATAAGGAAAACAAACAAATGATAACGAAGCAATCTATCGCTACAAATGAAGAGACAAACATACAAGCTCCATCTTTAGATCCTAAAGATACAATTATGTATATTTCACAAAACCCTCAAAATTCATCTGAAATGGTATTTGCTACAATGAAAGCAAATGTGTTTCTTTCTACGGATGACGGTAAAACGTGGAAGCAGATTACTAAAAATGGAACATTACAATATAACTAG